One segment of Stenotrophomonas sp. SAU14A_NAIMI4_8 DNA contains the following:
- a CDS encoding TonB-dependent receptor, protein MPSFRTPRVALLAAALTAACVAHAEAPADTRSATDLDAIKVVGERTHTEAGALGDRALRDTPFAITAVGREQLEQRQVVSLGEAFLFDPSVTTQVSAYASGWSSPIRNRGIDLNYDSYRVNGLQVSSWGTEWPLEVMEQVDLLKGPGGFLYGFGAPGGIVNYITKKPTDTPTFSAQLGWREQGIVSGGVDAGGRFGNEEMFGYRFNAYQEKGETFNGGHVDRKVGALSLDARLSDALTWTFDGVFQSRDLSEESPQYYFIGLTSLPRPIAGDVDNSVPGTYYDTRSSLLSTALNWQINSDWKASVSYGVTTSWNDVNKIFAYIDDPNGDYNVNVYELGGKSEWKLAQALVQGNFRTGPLQHQLVAGISHQTGLGWDRPYEWNTIGRANLYQRSAIRHDAVGSRVMTRGDETVQQAVFASDTVDFGGGWSVLAGWRYNDFETKGRYHTYPVTPTYAVMFKPSEAVTLYASYIESLEAGSRVGNTYINAGDVLDPTISKQYEIGAKVEASRWNANVAAFRLERGANIDQQTDTGLRLVQDGITLYEGVEASADLHLTDALTVGGGVTWLDPTYDKLSPDSAAQEGNRTVGAARWSGVLHASYQLPWVDGLETYAAVRYYGDVWYDADNTLKLPDYTLVNAGVGYRLMASGHPVTLRASVENLGNRKYWSNAGIGLPRTFAVSVRWEM, encoded by the coding sequence ATGCCTTCGTTCCGCACCCCGCGCGTGGCCCTGCTGGCCGCCGCCCTGACCGCTGCCTGCGTGGCCCATGCAGAAGCCCCGGCCGACACCCGCAGCGCCACCGACCTGGACGCCATCAAGGTGGTCGGCGAACGCACCCACACCGAAGCCGGTGCGCTGGGCGACCGTGCCCTGCGTGACACCCCGTTCGCCATCACCGCCGTCGGCCGCGAACAGCTGGAGCAGCGCCAGGTCGTCTCACTGGGTGAAGCCTTCCTGTTCGATCCCTCGGTCACCACCCAGGTCAGCGCCTACGCCAGTGGCTGGAGCTCGCCCATCCGCAACCGCGGCATCGATCTGAACTACGACAGCTACCGCGTGAACGGCCTGCAGGTGTCCTCGTGGGGCACCGAATGGCCGCTGGAAGTGATGGAACAGGTCGACCTGCTGAAGGGCCCCGGTGGCTTCCTGTACGGCTTCGGCGCACCCGGCGGCATCGTCAACTACATCACCAAGAAGCCGACCGACACCCCGACGTTCTCCGCGCAGCTGGGCTGGCGCGAACAGGGCATCGTCAGCGGCGGCGTCGATGCCGGCGGGCGCTTCGGCAACGAAGAGATGTTCGGCTACCGCTTCAACGCGTACCAGGAGAAGGGCGAAACCTTCAACGGCGGCCATGTCGACCGCAAGGTCGGCGCACTGTCGCTGGACGCGCGCTTGAGCGATGCGCTCACCTGGACCTTCGACGGCGTGTTCCAGTCGCGCGACCTGAGCGAAGAATCGCCGCAGTACTATTTCATCGGCCTGACCTCGCTGCCGCGGCCGATTGCCGGCGACGTCGACAACAGCGTGCCGGGCACCTACTACGACACCCGTTCCAGCCTGCTGTCGACCGCGTTGAACTGGCAGATCAACAGCGACTGGAAGGCCAGCGTGAGCTACGGCGTCACCACCTCGTGGAACGACGTCAACAAGATCTTCGCCTACATCGACGATCCGAACGGCGACTACAACGTGAACGTGTACGAGCTGGGCGGCAAGAGCGAATGGAAGCTCGCGCAGGCGCTGGTGCAGGGCAACTTCCGCACCGGTCCGCTGCAGCACCAGCTGGTGGCCGGCATCAGCCACCAGACCGGGCTGGGCTGGGACCGCCCCTACGAGTGGAACACCATCGGCCGCGCCAACCTGTACCAGCGTTCGGCGATCCGCCACGACGCGGTGGGTTCGCGGGTGATGACCCGCGGCGATGAAACCGTGCAGCAGGCGGTGTTCGCCAGCGATACCGTCGACTTCGGCGGCGGCTGGTCGGTGCTGGCCGGCTGGCGCTACAACGACTTCGAGACCAAGGGCCGTTACCACACCTACCCGGTCACTCCGACCTATGCAGTCATGTTCAAGCCCAGCGAGGCAGTGACCCTGTACGCCAGCTACATCGAATCGCTGGAAGCCGGCAGCCGCGTGGGCAACACCTACATCAACGCCGGCGATGTGCTGGACCCGACCATCAGCAAGCAGTATGAAATCGGCGCCAAGGTGGAAGCCTCGCGCTGGAATGCGAACGTGGCCGCGTTCCGGCTGGAACGTGGCGCCAACATCGACCAGCAGACCGACACCGGCCTGCGCCTGGTGCAGGATGGAATCACCCTGTACGAAGGCGTGGAAGCCAGCGCCGACCTGCACCTGACCGACGCGCTGACCGTGGGTGGCGGCGTGACCTGGCTGGACCCGACCTACGACAAGCTGTCGCCGGACAGCGCCGCGCAGGAAGGCAACCGCACCGTCGGTGCCGCCCGCTGGAGCGGCGTGCTGCATGCCAGCTACCAGCTGCCGTGGGTGGATGGCCTGGAAACCTACGCCGCCGTGCGCTACTACGGCGATGTCTGGTACGACGCCGACAACACCCTGAAGCTGCCTGACTACACCCTGGTCAATGCCGGCGTGGGCTATCGCCTGATGGCCAGCGGCCATCCGGTCACCCTGCGCGCCAGCGTGGAAAACCTGGGCAACCGCAAGTACTGGTCCAACGCTGGCATCGGCCTGCCGCGCACCTTCGCCGTGAGCGTGCGCTGGGAGATGTAA
- the yccS gene encoding YccS family putative transporter codes for MSAPHSRLSRLWAHEKASYGLRVFIALTTALGVCWHMDALPALPGVFLGIIASAIAETDDNWWGRTKAVLLSLLCFCIAAASVIWLFPWPWLFIAALALSTFGLTLLGALGERYASIAQATVTLAIYTMIGLEQHGGAGDLPRALHAVSHLLAGAVWYGLLSIVWTALFANRPVRERVARLYQELGRYLQLKAALFEPVREADLHRRQLDLAEQNRRVVGALNEAKAAIMARFGRSGRPGVNSGLYLRLYYMAQDFHERASSSHYPYGALVDAFFHSDVLYRCQRLLDLQGQACARLGEAIRLRRPFVYGESNQQAGRDLADALAYLRDQQRPQWQRLLGSLDLLVHNLRSIERRLLDAERSEASLDNVDTRLRDSNPHTLREMGVRIRQQLTPGSVLFRHGLRMALALIAGFLAIRLFNAQNGSWVLLTIVFVCRPNFGATRQRLAQRIVGTLAGLVLTWALLQLFPQLHVQLLIALLSALLFFFTRTDRYLVASAAITVMALTCFNLIGDGFVLIVPRMVDTLLGCAIAAAAAFLILPDWQGRQLHKVLARVLDTAARYLESVLGQYRSGMRDDLAYRIARRDMHNADAALSTALSNMLREPGHVRRNLDAGFRFLALSNTLLGHLSALGAHRDQVDSFAADPLALAAGERVRKALEQLGSALGARQPVSEDDNDADRAVAAELEQTDDSMAPKLQLIRTQMALVLRMLPKMRAAANEAVRGLT; via the coding sequence ATGTCCGCGCCCCATTCCCGCCTCAGTCGCCTGTGGGCCCATGAAAAGGCCAGCTACGGCCTGCGCGTCTTCATTGCCCTGACCACCGCGCTGGGCGTGTGCTGGCACATGGACGCACTGCCGGCCCTGCCCGGTGTGTTCCTGGGCATCATCGCCAGCGCCATCGCCGAAACCGATGACAACTGGTGGGGCCGCACCAAGGCGGTGCTGCTGTCGCTGCTGTGCTTCTGCATTGCCGCCGCGTCGGTCATCTGGCTGTTCCCGTGGCCGTGGCTGTTCATCGCCGCGCTGGCGCTGTCCACCTTCGGCCTGACCCTGCTGGGCGCGCTGGGCGAACGCTACGCCTCCATCGCCCAGGCCACGGTCACCCTGGCCATCTACACCATGATCGGGCTGGAGCAGCACGGCGGCGCCGGCGATCTGCCACGCGCCCTGCATGCGGTCAGCCACCTGCTGGCCGGTGCGGTCTGGTATGGCCTGTTGTCCATTGTCTGGACCGCCCTGTTCGCCAACCGCCCGGTACGCGAACGCGTAGCCCGCCTGTACCAGGAACTGGGCCGCTACCTGCAGTTGAAGGCCGCGCTGTTCGAGCCGGTGCGTGAAGCGGACCTGCACCGTCGCCAGCTGGACCTGGCCGAGCAGAACCGCAGGGTGGTGGGCGCACTCAATGAAGCCAAGGCCGCGATCATGGCGCGCTTCGGCCGCTCCGGCCGCCCCGGGGTGAATTCCGGCTTGTACCTGCGCCTGTACTACATGGCCCAGGATTTCCATGAGCGTGCCAGCTCGTCGCACTACCCCTACGGCGCCCTGGTGGATGCGTTCTTCCACAGTGACGTGCTGTACCGCTGCCAGCGCCTGCTGGACCTGCAGGGCCAGGCCTGCGCACGGCTGGGCGAGGCGATCCGCCTGCGCCGGCCGTTCGTGTACGGGGAAAGCAACCAGCAGGCCGGGCGTGACCTGGCCGATGCCCTGGCCTACCTGCGCGACCAGCAGCGCCCGCAGTGGCAGCGCCTGCTGGGTTCGCTGGACCTGCTGGTGCACAACCTGCGCAGCATCGAACGCCGCCTGCTGGACGCCGAACGCTCCGAAGCCAGCCTGGACAACGTCGATACCCGCCTGCGCGACAGCAACCCCCATACCCTGCGCGAAATGGGCGTGCGCATCCGCCAGCAGCTCACCCCCGGTTCGGTGCTGTTCCGCCACGGCCTGCGCATGGCGCTGGCGCTGATTGCCGGCTTCCTGGCCATCCGCCTGTTCAATGCACAGAACGGCTCGTGGGTGCTGCTGACCATCGTGTTCGTGTGCCGGCCCAACTTCGGCGCCACCCGCCAGCGCCTGGCCCAGCGCATCGTCGGCACCCTGGCCGGCCTGGTGCTGACCTGGGCACTACTGCAGCTGTTCCCGCAGCTGCACGTGCAGTTGTTGATCGCCCTGCTGTCGGCCCTGCTGTTCTTCTTCACCCGCACCGACCGCTACCTGGTGGCCTCGGCGGCGATCACGGTGATGGCGCTGACCTGCTTCAACCTGATCGGCGATGGCTTCGTGCTGATCGTGCCGCGCATGGTCGATACCCTGCTGGGTTGCGCCATCGCCGCCGCCGCGGCCTTCCTGATCCTGCCCGACTGGCAGGGGCGGCAGCTGCACAAGGTACTGGCGCGGGTGCTGGACACCGCCGCGCGCTATCTGGAATCGGTGCTGGGCCAGTACCGCAGCGGCATGCGCGACGACTTGGCCTACCGCATTGCCCGCCGCGACATGCACAACGCCGATGCAGCGCTGTCCACGGCCTTGTCGAACATGCTGCGCGAACCCGGCCATGTGCGCCGCAACCTGGATGCCGGCTTCCGCTTCCTGGCACTGTCCAACACCCTGCTGGGCCACCTTTCCGCACTGGGCGCGCACCGCGACCAGGTGGACAGCTTCGCCGCCGACCCGCTGGCCCTGGCCGCCGGCGAACGCGTGCGCAAGGCGCTGGAACAGCTGGGCAGTGCGCTGGGCGCACGGCAGCCGGTCAGCGAAGACGACAACGACGCCGACCGCGCCGTGGCCGCCGAACTGGAACAGACCGACGACAGCATGGCGCCGAAGCTGCAGCTGATCCGCACCCAGATGGCACTGGTGCTGCGCATGCTGCCGAAAATGCGCGCGGCGGCCAACGAAGCGGTGCGTGGCCTGACCTGA